The Salmo trutta unplaced genomic scaffold, fSalTru1.1, whole genome shotgun sequence nucleotide sequence ctcttgaagcatgtggggacagcagactgggataaggattgattgaatatgtctgtaaacacaccagccagctggtctgcgcatgctctgaggacgcggctggggatgccgtctgggcctgcagccttgcgagggttaacacgtttaaatgttttactcacgttggctgcagtgaaggagagcccgcaggttttggtccCGTCTGACGTCAATACAAAATCTTCATTCAGGTAGCAGACATGGCGCTCTTTACCAAACAGTTAAAGGAACCGAGGGGATTGAAATATGAAGAAAAATGGAGAAACAGAAGAATGTACAGTTGATTGGAGAACAATCGGGTTTGAAGCATAGCACATGGTTAGAGGAAAACTGTGTCCCAACAGGCACCTTCTTCCCTTTATATCGCACTgttccacatagggaataggatgcctttATATTGCACTgttccacatagggaatagggtgcctttataTTGCACTgttccacatagggaataggatgcctttATATTGCATTgttccacatagggaatagggtgcctttataTTGCATTgttccacatagggaatagggtgcctttataTTGCACTgttccacatagggaataggatgcctttATATTGCACTgttccacatagggaataggatgcctttATATTGCACTgttccacatagggaatagggtgcctttataTTGCACTgttccacatagggaataggatgcctttATATTGCACTgttccacatagggaataggatgcctttATATTGCACTgttccacatagggaatagggtgcctttataTTGCACTgttccacatagggaatagggtgcctttataTTGCACTgttccacatagggaatagggtgcctttataTTGCACTgttccacatagggaataggatgcctttATATTGCACTgttccacatagggaatagggtgcctttataTTGCAATgttccacatagggaatagggtgcctttataTTGCACTgttccacatagggaatagggtgcctttataTTGCACTgttccacatagggaatagggtgcctttataTTGCACTgttccacatagggaatagggtgcctttataTTGCACTGTTCCacataggggaatagggtgcctttataTTGCATTgttccacatagggaataggatgcctttATATTGCATTgttccacatagggaatagggtgcctttataTTGCACTgttccacatagggaataggatgcctttATATTGCACTgttccacatagggaatagggtgccatttgggacacagcccaaaTGCTAGCAAGACATCTGTATAAGGCAAGCAGAGATCAAGAATAATACGTCACACATATTTCTGAACAGGTGGCCTAAGTTGAGGAGAACGTgttttcttcctcctcctcctcatcctccaggtACAAGGCAATCGTGAAGCCCATGGACATCCAGGCATCCAACGCCCCGGCGAGGATCGTCCTGCGGGCTGCAGTGATCTGGCTCTTCTCCATGACCCTGGCTGTCCCCGAGGCTGTCTTCTCAGACCTCCGCTCGTTCAGCATCCGCAGCACCAATGAGACCTTCATCACATGCGCCCCCTATCCCCACGATGGTGAACTGCACCCCAAGATCCACTCCATGGCCTCCTTCCTCATCTTCTATGTCATTCCTCTGTCGGTTATATCAGTCTATTACCTGTTCATCGCCAGGAGCCTGATCAGGAGTGCCTATAATATGCCGGTGGAGGGCAACGTGCACGTCAGAAGACAGGTGAGTCTCTCTTCTCCATCATCTCttctattttcttcttcttcatcatctcttctattttcttcttcttcttcatctcTTCTATTTTCTTCTTCATCATCTCTTTTATTTTCTTaatcttcacctctctctctccacaacaTCACAGATAGAGTCCAGGAAGCGCCTTGCCAAGACCGTCCTGGTGTTCGTGGGCCTGTTTGCAGTGTGCTGGCTCCCCTGTCACGTGATCTACCTCAACCGCTCCTACCACTACTCCGAAGTGGACACCTCCATGGCCCACTTCATCTTCACCGTGGGAGCCCGCATCCTGGCCTTCACTAACTCCTGTGTCAACCCCTTCGCCCTCTACCTGCTCAGCAAGAGTTTCCAGAAGCAGTTCAACAAGCAGCTGTGTTGTTGCTGTGGAGCCCTGGCGAAGAGGTCCCAGAGCCAGGGGAGGAACAGGAACAACACTCACATGGCCTCCCTCAGGACCACCAACCACTCAGTGGCCAGTCTGAGCTTTATTCATGGAAAACACGTCTGTCAGGAGgacagtgtgtgagagacagatggGTGGAcggtaagagagagacagacagagaggtggacggtaggagagagacagatgggtggacggtaagagagacagacagagaggtggacggtaggagagagacagatgggtggacggta carries:
- the LOC115190089 gene encoding gastrin-releasing peptide receptor-like, whose product is MDIQASNAPARIVLRAAVIWLFSMTLAVPEAVFSDLRSFSIRSTNETFITCAPYPHDGELHPKIHSMASFLIFYVIPLSVISVYYLFIARSLIRSAYNMPVEGNVHVRRQIESRKRLAKTVLVFVGLFAVCWLPCHVIYLNRSYHYSEVDTSMAHFIFTVGARILAFTNSCVNPFALYLLSKSFQKQFNKQLCCCCGALAKRSQSQGRNRNNTHMASLRTTNHSVASLSFIHGKHVCQEDSV